Part of the Flagellimonas eckloniae genome, TTTTGGTGTTTTTTGGGGGATTGGTAAGAGCTTTTTTAGGTCCTACTATTTTTTCCTTGATAGCGCTGATCGTTCCCAAGAAAATCTATCCCAATGCGGCAACATGGAGTAGTACCACATGGCAAATGGCCTCAGTTTTGGGCCCTGCCTTGGCCGGTTTTTCTATAAGTTGGGTTGGGGTACATTGGTCCATGTGCGTCATTTTTGCATTTTCGATTATCGCTTTGGTGTTTGTTTTGAGAATTTCACGGAAACCAATATTAAACCCAAAAATTGGAGAACCTGTTTTAAAAAGCCTTAAGGATGGATTAAAGTTTGTTTTCAATAGTCAAGCTATTTCAGGGGCCTTAACAATTGATATGATAGCGGTGCTATTTGGTGGTGCGGTGGCGCTTTTGCCCATATATGCGCAAGATATTTTACATGTTGGTGCGGAAGGGTTTGGAATTTTAAGAGCAGCTCCAGCAGTTGGCGCCTTAATTACCATGGTAGGCTCAACAAGATTTCCGTTACATAAATATGCAGGTAAAAAACTACTGCTATCCGTATTGGCATTTGGAGTTTGTATTCTAGTTTTTGGTGTTTCAACCTCTTTTTGGCTTTCGGTGATTGCCTTGTTTTTAAGTGGTGCCGTAGATGGGGTTTCCATGGTAATCCGCCAAACCATCCTACAACTAAAAACACCGGATCATATGCGGGGCAGGGTTGCTTCGGTAAATTCAATATTTGTTGGATCATCCAACGAACTTGGGGCTTTTGAAAGTGGGCTGGCCGCCAAACTTTTGGGAACGGTAAACGCAGTTATTTTTGGAGGTTGCATGACCATATTGACCGTTGGAGTAACTAGTTTGGTTTCGCCAAGTTTTAGAAAACTGGATTTGTCAAAAGAAGTTGAGGAACATGAAAATACCTAGCCTTCAAGCTTTTCCAAGGACAGTTTTTCCCCATCAAAAACGGCATAGGTAAAATAAGAAATCCAATCTCCTAAATTGGTATATCTGGACTTATCATTAAGTTGAATTTCCATAGGAAGGTGTCGATGGCCAAAAATAAAGTGGTCGTAGTGCTTTTGTTCCAGTTTTCTTTTGGCATACAGCACTAGCCATTCCTTATCTTCCCCCAGAAATTTGGCATCCGCATCGCCGGAAATGATTTTATTGTTTATAGAAAGGTGTTGTGCCAACCGAACCCCTAAATCTGGGTGTAACCATTTAAAGAACCATTTGGCCAAAGGGTTGATAAACACTTTTTTCATACGTTTATATCCTTTGTCATGAGGACCTAATCCATCGCCGTGACCAATAAAAAATGTGGTGCCATTTATGGTATATTGTTCGGGCTTGTGAAAAACAGGAATGTTGAGCTCTTCCTCAAAATAGCCATTCATCCATAGGTCATGGTTTCCAACAAAATAATAAATAGGAATTCCTGCATCGGATAATTCTGCCAATTTCCCCAGAGTTCTTGTAAACCCTTTGGGAACCACAGTTTTGTATTCAAACCAAAAATCGAATAAATCGCCGATCAAAAAAATCGCTGCTGCATCATTCTTAATGGAATCCAACCAAGCCACAAATTTCTTTTCTCTCGGGAGACTTGCTTTGAAGGACGGAGCACCTAGATGATTGTCACTGGCGAAGTAGACTTTTTTGCCTTTTGGAAGATTAATGTTCTTCATTTGGCAACTAAGATAAGAAAGTTAGAAATTGTTCTTTAGTTTGATTTTCTATCTTTTAAATCGTCTTCTGTTGCGTACTCTTGTAATGATGTAAATTACAACGACCAGCAAGGCCACTAAAGGGAAGACAATATCGCTATTTAAAAAAGAGAGTATATCCATATTACTTCTTAAACTTTTCCAATGCCTTTTTAGTATTTGGAGATAATGCTAATTTCCCGGATTGCTCTGCCCGTTCCAATAATAATTTGTCCCAATGCTCTGTACCTTCCCATAGTACCCGTTTCATTACAGATAGTGCTTCTGTGTTGTTGGAAGCCAACTTTTGTGCATGAAATTCGAGTTCTTTGTCTAGATCGGAAATGGAAGCAAAAACTTTGGAAAACAAACCTTTTTCCTTGGCCCAATACGCATTTTTCCATTCGGAGGGAGCAAAAGAAAGCTCGGCCAGGGCTGCTTTTCCAATTTTGCGCTCTACAGCGGGAGCAATGACCAAAGGCGCAATGCCAATGGAAATTTCAGAAAGTTTTATGGAAGCAGCTTCTGCGGCATACACATAATCGCAAGCAGACGCCAATCCAACCCCTCCACCAACGGCTTTGCCTTGAACTCGTCCAATAATAGGTTTGGAACACGTACGCATTGCATTGATAACATTGGCAAATCCACTGAAAAAAGCTTTTCCTTCTTGTTGGTTTGAAATAGCAACCAATTCATCAAATGAAGCGCCAGCACAGAAAGCACGGTCTCCTTCGGATTTTAAAATGATTATAGAAACGACTTTATCTTCTGAAAGTTTGTGAAATTCATTTGCCAAACGTTCCAACAATTCTGAAACAAAAGAATTACTGGCGGGATGACCAAACTCCACAGTTGCAATCTGGTTTTCAATTTTGGTATACAAACTTCCGTTTATTCTATCTGTAGACATTACTGTAAATTCTGTAGGATACTAAATTAAGGGTTTTGCACTAAGGGTTTGAATTTTCTTCGAAACTTCCAGACCAAAGCCAAGCCACGTATCAGCATCCAGACCACAAATGCTATCCAAATCGCATAAAAACCCCAATCCAAATATTTACCGAGATATAGGGCAGGCATGAAGCCTAAAAAAGTAGCGGACAATAGTACATTCCTCAAATATTTCATTTCCCCGAGTCCCTTGAAAAGACCATCAAAAACAAAAGCCAACGTATTCATTGGTAATCCAAGAATCACGATAAAGAAAATTCCATAAAAAGTCTCTAAAACAATTGGCTCATTTGAGAAAATGTGACCGATGGGCCGGTAAAAAACAAACCCAAAAGCCATCAACACTAAGCTTATGAGCAGACCATAGGTGATTATTTTTTTGGCCAACTTCCATAGACCTTTGTAATCTTTGGCTCCTAACAATCTTCCACCCATACTATTTCCGGCGGCACCATATCCATCAATAAAAAATGCGGCGAACAACCAAAGATTAATAGCGATTGTATGTGCTCCAATATATTTATCACCTAACGCGGTGGCCTCCCGAACGGCTATGATCAATGCTGCGTTAAGGGCCAATGCCCTAACGAATAGGTTTAAACTCATTATAACCAATCGTTTTATCTCTTTGTTCAGTGGGAAGACCAATTTTAGGCTTATTTCTGTTTTCTTTAGTAGTAATATAAAAACTAAAATAGCCATTATTGCTTGTGAAATTAAGCTTGCCAATGCCGCCCCATCCAGGTACATGGCGGGAATAAAACCATCTATTCCATAGACAAAAATGAAGTCCAATATTATATTGAGCACGGCGCCAATCAGAGCAATGATCATGGGATAAAATGTATTTTGAAGACCTCTAAAAATTCCAAAAACGGCAAATGTGAACAAGGTTAACGGAAAACCCCACACTCGAATTGAATAATAAGAAATACAGTATTTCAATATTTTACCTGAAGCCTCAAAAAGACTAAAAATTTCTTCAACTATAAAAATGGTAGAAAGCAAGAGAATGATACTTAGAAGAATATTGAAGAAAATAGCTTGGGCTGGCAAGTTTTTTACTTCTTCCAATTTCCCTGCTCCCAAATATTGAGAGATTATTGCAGAAATTGAGCTTCGCGTCTGTCCCAATACCCAAATAAGCATGGATAAAAAGGAAC contains:
- a CDS encoding UDP-2,3-diacylglucosamine diphosphatase, producing MKNINLPKGKKVYFASDNHLGAPSFKASLPREKKFVAWLDSIKNDAAAIFLIGDLFDFWFEYKTVVPKGFTRTLGKLAELSDAGIPIYYFVGNHDLWMNGYFEEELNIPVFHKPEQYTINGTTFFIGHGDGLGPHDKGYKRMKKVFINPLAKWFFKWLHPDLGVRLAQHLSINNKIISGDADAKFLGEDKEWLVLYAKRKLEQKHYDHFIFGHRHLPMEIQLNDKSRYTNLGDWISYFTYAVFDGEKLSLEKLEG
- a CDS encoding enoyl-CoA hydratase/isomerase family protein — its product is MSTDRINGSLYTKIENQIATVEFGHPASNSFVSELLERLANEFHKLSEDKVVSIIILKSEGDRAFCAGASFDELVAISNQQEGKAFFSGFANVINAMRTCSKPIIGRVQGKAVGGGVGLASACDYVYAAEAASIKLSEISIGIAPLVIAPAVERKIGKAALAELSFAPSEWKNAYWAKEKGLFSKVFASISDLDKELEFHAQKLASNNTEALSVMKRVLWEGTEHWDKLLLERAEQSGKLALSPNTKKALEKFKK
- a CDS encoding MATE family efflux transporter gives rise to the protein MRTEVNFKSINQLAVPATISGIAEPILSITDTAIVGNIPVDGLESLAAAGIVGSFLSMLIWVLGQTRSSISAIISQYLGAGKLEEVKNLPAQAIFFNILLSIILLLSTIFIVEEIFSLFEASGKILKYCISYYSIRVWGFPLTLFTFAVFGIFRGLQNTFYPMIIALIGAVLNIILDFIFVYGIDGFIPAMYLDGAALASLISQAIMAILVFILLLKKTEISLKLVFPLNKEIKRLVIMSLNLFVRALALNAALIIAVREATALGDKYIGAHTIAINLWLFAAFFIDGYGAAGNSMGGRLLGAKDYKGLWKLAKKIITYGLLISLVLMAFGFVFYRPIGHIFSNEPIVLETFYGIFFIVILGLPMNTLAFVFDGLFKGLGEMKYLRNVLLSATFLGFMPALYLGKYLDWGFYAIWIAFVVWMLIRGLALVWKFRRKFKPLVQNP
- a CDS encoding MFS transporter, producing the protein MDPYAALRYKEFNIFLLARFAMVFAWSMQFIVIEWQVYSLTKDPLSLGIIGLMEVIPAVGMALFAGHIVDQKEKRNLLIKCILGFSVVSLGLFFLSLPSLETSLAPKKLLYSIYLLVFFGGLVRAFLGPTIFSLIALIVPKKIYPNAATWSSTTWQMASVLGPALAGFSISWVGVHWSMCVIFAFSIIALVFVLRISRKPILNPKIGEPVLKSLKDGLKFVFNSQAISGALTIDMIAVLFGGAVALLPIYAQDILHVGAEGFGILRAAPAVGALITMVGSTRFPLHKYAGKKLLLSVLAFGVCILVFGVSTSFWLSVIALFLSGAVDGVSMVIRQTILQLKTPDHMRGRVASVNSIFVGSSNELGAFESGLAAKLLGTVNAVIFGGCMTILTVGVTSLVSPSFRKLDLSKEVEEHENT